From a region of the Hemibagrus wyckioides isolate EC202008001 linkage group LG14, SWU_Hwy_1.0, whole genome shotgun sequence genome:
- the LOC131364510 gene encoding uncharacterized protein LOC131364510, translated as MFSGGCVLDMAEFLCVFNLHLLFGVISLNLLQIISADLLSVDPGQNITLLCNITNYSEISWYHMNSTGLRQFISAIQGKLDKHFHVAYNENKSHFALTQSSSSVSLVIIGVRETDLGFYYCGGQNEELHTEFGKPIGLNFTGSSDNERDSSSEDSDSHQTGENICITNMTVMCVCSISVLINIILIIIMCVFCSRVHGKSTLSTLPSCCRATNSTEKEDNIHYASVQYKRNFRGSVKNNTASDLDSVTYATVTAQPL; from the exons ATGTTCAGTGGAGGATGTGTGTTAGACATGGCagagttcctgtgtgtgtttaatctacACCTGCTGTTTG GTGTCATCAGTCTGAATCTCCTTCAGATCATTTCAGCTGATCTGCTATCTGTTGATCCTGGACAAAACATCACTCTGCTCTGTAACATCACTAATTATTCAGAGATATCGTGGTATCACATGAACTCAACAGGCCTGAGGCAGTTTATATCAGCAATACAGGGGAAACTGGACAAACACTTTCATGTTGCTTATAATGAGAATAAGAGTCACTTTGCTCTAACACAAAGCAGCAGTTCAGTCAGTTTAGTGATTATTGGAGTTAGAGAGACAGATCTGGGATTTTATTACTGTGGAGGTCAAAATGAGGAGCTGCACACTGAGTTTGGGAAACCCATCGGACTGAACTTTACAG gTAGCAGTGATAATGAGAGAGATTCTTCATCTGAGGATTCAGATTCACACCAGACTGGAGAAAATATCTGCATTACAAATATGAccgtaatgtgtgtgtgctccatCTCGGTCCTAATAAACATAATCCTCAtcattattatgtgtgtgttctgcagcaGGGTGCACG GAAAATCAACATTATCAACATTACCTTCCTGCTGTCGTGCCACCAACTCCACTGAAAAG GAGGACAACATTCATTATGCCAGTGTTCAGTACAAAAGAAATTTCAGAGGATCTGTTAAGAACAACACAGCATCAGATTTGGACAGTGTGACCTACGCGACAGTCACCGCACAGCCACTGTGA